Proteins from a single region of Sylvia atricapilla isolate bSylAtr1 chromosome 7, bSylAtr1.pri, whole genome shotgun sequence:
- the B3GALT1 gene encoding beta-1,3-galactosyltransferase 1, with protein MASKVSCLYILTVVCWASALWYLSITRPTSSYTGHRQVSSISIARKNVSFGNIRTRPINPHSFEFLINEPNKCEKSAPFLVILISTTHKEFDARQAIRETWGDENNFKGIKIATLFLLGKNADPVLNQMVEQESQIFHDIIVEDFIDSYHNLTLKTLMGMRWVATFCSKAKYVMKTDSDIFVNMDNLIYKLLKPNTKPRRRYFTGYVINGGPIRDVRSKWYMPRDLYPDSNYPPFCSGTGYIFSADVAEMIYKTSLHTRLLHLEDVYVGLCLRKLGIHPFQNSGFNHWKMAYSLCRYRRVITVHQITPEEMHRIWNDMSSKKHLRC; from the coding sequence ATGGCTTCAAAGGTCTcatgtttatatattttgaCAGTAGTTTGTTGGGCAAGCGCTCTTTGGTACTTAAGCATAACTCGTCCTACTTCTTCCTACACAGGCCACAGACAGGTCAGTAGCATATCTATAgccagaaaaaatgtttcctttggcAACATAAGAACTCGACCTATAAATCCACATTCCTTTGAGTTCCTTATCAATGAACCCAACAAATGCGAGAAGAGCGCCCCGTTCTTGGTCATTCTTATCAGTACGACTCACAAAGAGTTTGATGCAAGGCAAGCCATTCGAGAGACGTGGGGAGATGAAAACAActttaaaggaattaaaattgCCACACTATTTCTTCTTGGGAAAAATGCAGATCCTGTGTTAAATCAAATGGTAGAGCAAGAAAGCCAAATTTTTCACGACATTATTGTGGAAGATTTTATCGACTCTTACCATAACCTCACTCTGAAAACGCTGATGGGGATGAGGTGGGTAGCAACATTTTGTTCAAAAGCAAAGTACGTTATGAAGACAGACAGtgatatttttgtaaatatggACAATCTTATTTATAAGCTGCTCAAACCTAACACCAAGCCAAGGAGAAGGTATTTCACAGGTTATGTTATAAATGGAGGACCAATAAGAGATGTTCGCAGTAAATGGTACATGCCCAGAGATTTGTATCCCGACAGCAATTACCCACCCTTCTGTTCAGGCACTGGCTACATTTTTTCAGCTGATGTAGCAGAAATGATTTACAAAACCTCCCTTCATACCAGACTTCTTCATCTTGAAGACGTGTACGTTGGACTCTGCCTTCGGAAGCTGGGCATTCACCCCTTCCAAAACAGTGGCTTCAATCACTGGAAAATGGCCTACAGCTTGTGCAGGTACCGCAGGGTGATCACGGTGCACCAGATAACACCAGAAGAAATGCACAGAATTTGGAATGACATGTCCAGCAAGAAACATCTTAGATGCTAA